A section of the Oreochromis aureus strain Israel breed Guangdong linkage group 22, ZZ_aureus, whole genome shotgun sequence genome encodes:
- the LOC116315943 gene encoding gap junction beta-3 protein-like produces the protein MDWKVLQGFLSGVNKYSTAFGRIWLSVVFVFRVLVFVVAAERVWSDEQGHFDCNTRQPGCTNICYNHFFPISHIRLWALQLVFITCPSFMVVLHVAYREERERKYRAKHGENTRLYDNTGQKHGGLWWTYLMSLFIKTGFEITFLYLLHYIYDSFKLPRKVQCDVSPCPNLVNCYVSRPTEKTIFSYFMVGASVLCVVLNICEIFYMIATRVVNRKQHGSIRIASRKGRPEVDCDGCKSSHAE, from the coding sequence ATGGATTGGAAAGTTCTTCAGGGTTTTCTCAGCGGAGTCAACAAGTACTCCACCGCCTTCGGAAGGATCTGGTTATCGGTGGTCTTTGTTTTCCGGGTGCTGGTCTTCGTGGTGGCTGCTGAGCGAGTCTGGAGCGACGAGCAGGGGCACTTCGACTGCAACACCCGCCAGCCTGGTTGCACCAACATCTGCTATAATCACTTCTTCCCCATCTCCCACATTCGCCTTTGGGCCCTCCAACTTGTTTTCATCACTTGCCCTTCATTCATGGTGGTGCTCCACGTGGCTTACCGGGAAGAACGGGAACGCAAGTACCGAGCCAAGCACGGCGAGAACACTCGGCTTTACGACAACACGGGACAAAAGCATGGTGGCCTGTGGTGGACGTACCTGATGAGCCTCTTCATCAAAACCGGTTTCGAGATCACTTTTCTCTACTTGCTCCACTACATCTATGATAGCTTTAAGCTGCCCAGGAAGGTCCAATGCGATGTCAGCCCCTGTCCAAATCTGGTCAACTGCTACGTGTCTCGACCCACTGAGAAAACCATTTTTTCCTACTTCATGGTGGGAGCATCCGTCCTGTGTGTGGTGCTCAACATTTGTGAGATATTCTACATGATTGCCACCAGAGTGGTGAATCGAAAACAACATGGCAGCATCAGAATTGCATCGAGAAAGGGCCGCCCTGAAGTGGACTGCGACGGCTGCAAGTCCTCTCACGCTGAATAG
- the LOC116315944 gene encoding gap junction beta-4 protein-like — protein sequence MNWIFLEGLLSGTNKYATRFGRIWLAIVFIFRLLVFLVACEKVWGDEQKDFDCNTRQPGCQNVCYDHYFPISYTRLWALQLIFVTCPSLLVTLHVSYRKDRERKHRLKYGEDCTPLYDNTGKKRGGLWWTYFFSLLFKITVDGVFVFLLFYLYEAAFFPPLVKCREEPCPNVVDCYIARPTEKKIFTVFMVVTSFVCIFLTLCEVLYLCGKRFRECCKKGPRSMRDNSFMMTRVPLSGNENSAYKEPVLEKSVTNGEPGQKGSAPPYTIA from the exons ATGAACTGGATCTTCTTGGAGGGTCTCCTCAGTGGGACTAACAAGTACGCCACAAGGTTTGGTCGAATCTGGCTTGCCATTGTCTTCATCTTCAGGCTCTTGGTCTTCTTGGTGGCTTGTGAAAAGGTCTGGGGCGACGAACAAAAGGACTTTGATTGCAACACCCGCCAGCCTGGTTGTCAAAATGTCTGCTATGACCACTACTTCCCCATCTCTTACACCCGACTCTGGGCTCTCCAGCTGATCTTTGTGACTTGTCCATCCCTTCTTGTGACGCTCCACGTTTCCTACAGAAAAGACCGGGAGCGTAAGCACCGGCTAAAGTACGGAGAAGACTGCACACCTCTGTATGATAACACAGGAAAGAAACGAGGGGGTCTCTGGTGGACCTACTTTTTCAGCCTGCTGTTCAAGATAACTGTGGATGGCGTGTTTGTCTTCCTGCTGTTTTACCTCTACGAAGCTGCCTTCTTTCCTCCACTGGTGAAATGCAGAGAAGAGCCATGTCCCAATGTGGTGGACTGCTACATTGCGAG GCCAACGGAAAAGAAGATATTTACTGTCTTTATGGTGGTGaccagctttgtgtgcattttccTCACTCTTTGTGAGGTGTTATATCTGTGTGGGAAGAGGTTCCGGGAATGCTGCAAAAAAGGACCTCGCTCCATGAGAGACAACtccttcatgatgaccagagtTCCTCTGAGTGGTAATGAAAACTCAGCCTACAAAGAACCGGTTCTGGAGAAGAGTGTGACCAATGGAGAACCAGGCCAGAAGGGTTCAGCCCCGCCCTACACCATAGCCTGA
- the zgc:91944 gene encoding homeobox-containing protein 1 isoform X2, translating to MRQWCVPVATPRTEPLPGRLSVSPPPSDARMECCEVEPRYTIEQIDLLQRLRLSGMTKPQIIHALESLERLDPEHRPSHCDSHPAPSNNAPATAAPAPSSSSSSSASSLSLASATTQTSGLDGAALSPSNSFEASPPPLYPPTVAVQRSFSYDMMGEEDWDLEEKVEEYMRRDSNLVKEEIKTFLNNRRISQAIVGQVTGISQSYISQWLLQQGLEMSDSKRRAFYRWYLLERNNPGLRWSESQHSVSPRARGGDRDGTVAGASGSLPNILPNPNTNLNPNPSWSRQRELLMHLLPWYTAAAAAAQAQPGATLSMRSLVKEEPDWRTGIMAGDRAGIVGGPLRLRRGSRFTWRKECQSIMESFFMENQYPDEAKREEIANACNSVIQKPGCKLSEFERVTALKVYNWFANRRKEMKRRANIAAILESHGIEVPSPSCHSNGEEGEMQEFTDQVNHRFSEQEDTSSQRIVDQQDPASLASTEVAALPSPRPQVLEQKEEDSKRESVDEE from the exons ATGCGACAGTGGTGTGTCCCCGTTGCGACCCCACGCACTGAACCACTCCCGGGGCGGCTGTCCGTGTCACCCCCTCCATCAG ATGCCAGAATGGAGTGCTGTGAGGTGGAGCCCCGCTACACCATCGAGCAGATTGACCTCCTGCAGCGCCTGCGCCTGTCCGGCATGACCAAACCTCAGATCATCCACGCTTTGGAGTCCCTGGAGAGGCTGGACCCCGAACACCGCCCGTCCCACTGTGACTCTCACCCGGCCCCTTCCAACAACGCCCCCGCCACTGCCGCCCCAGCCCCATCCTCCTCATCGTCATCCTCCGCCTCCTCGCTCTCCCTGGCCTCAGCAACCACGCAGACCTCCGGCCTGGACGGCGCCGCGCTGTCCCCGAGCAACAGCTTCGAGGCCTCTCCCCCACCCCTCTATCCTCCCACTGTGGCAGTTCAGCGGTCTTTCAGCTACGACATGATGGGGGAGGAGGATTGGGACCTGGAGGAAAAGGTGGAGGAGTACATGAG GAGAGACAGCAACCTGGTGAAAGAAGAGATTAAAACTTTCCTGAACAACCGCAGGATCTCTCAGGCAATCGTGGGCCAAGTTACAG GCATCAGCCAGAGCTACATTTCTCAGTGGCTGCTGCAGCAGGGCCTGGAGATGAGCGACTCCAAGCGCAGAGCCTTCTACCGCTGGTACCTGCTGGAGAGGAACAACCCAG GGCTGAGGTGGAGTGAAAGCCAGCACAGCGTGAGTCCCAGGGCCAGGGGAGGGGACAGAGACGGGACGGTAGCAGGGGCAAGCGGCAGCCTCCCCAACATCCTCCCCAATCCCAACACCAACCTCAACCCCAATCCATCGTGGAGCAGGCAGAGAGAGCTGCTGATGCACTTGCTGCCGTGGTACACTGCTGCAGCCGCAGCTGCTCAAGCCCAGCCAG GTGCTACCTTATCAATGCGTTCTTTGGTGAAGGAAGAGCCTGACTGGAGGACGGGAATCATGGCAGGTGACAGAGCAGGGATAGTGGGCGGTCCACTGAGGCTGCGCAGAGGAAGCCGTTTCACCTGGAGAAAGGAATGCCAATCAATTATGGAGAG CTTCTTCATGGAGAACCAGTATCCAGATGAGGCGAAGCGGGAGGAGATCGCCAACGCCTGCAACTCCGTCATCCAGAAACCAG GCTGTAAACTGTCAGAGTTTGAGCGTGTGACGGCGCTGAAGGTTTACAACTGGTTCGCCAATCGTCGGAAGGAGATGAAAAGAAGAGCGAATATAG CTGCCATTTTGGAAAGCCATGGGATCGAGGTACCAAGTCCAAGCTGCCACTCGAATGGGGAGGAAGGAGAGATGCAGGAGTTCACGGATCAGGTGAATCATCGATTCTCAGAGCAA
- the zgc:91944 gene encoding homeobox-containing protein 1 isoform X1 yields the protein MRQWCVPVATPRTEPLPGRLSVSPPPSDARMECCEVEPRYTIEQIDLLQRLRLSGMTKPQIIHALESLERLDPEHRPSHCDSHPAPSNNAPATAAPAPSSSSSSSASSLSLASATTQTSGLDGAALSPSNSFEASPPPLYPPTVAVQRSFSYDMMGEEDWDLEEKVEEYMRRDSNLVKEEIKTFLNNRRISQAIVGQVTGISQSYISQWLLQQGLEMSDSKRRAFYRWYLLERNNPGLRWSESQHSVSPRARGGDRDGTVAGASGSLPNILPNPNTNLNPNPSWSRQRELLMHLLPWYTAAAAAAQAQPGATLSMRSLVKEEPDWRTGIMAGDRAGIVGGPLRLRRGSRFTWRKECQSIMESFFMENQYPDEAKREEIANACNSVIQKPGCKLSEFERVTALKVYNWFANRRKEMKRRANIEAAILESHGIEVPSPSCHSNGEEGEMQEFTDQVNHRFSEQEDTSSQRIVDQQDPASLASTEVAALPSPRPQVLEQKEEDSKRESVDEE from the exons ATGCGACAGTGGTGTGTCCCCGTTGCGACCCCACGCACTGAACCACTCCCGGGGCGGCTGTCCGTGTCACCCCCTCCATCAG ATGCCAGAATGGAGTGCTGTGAGGTGGAGCCCCGCTACACCATCGAGCAGATTGACCTCCTGCAGCGCCTGCGCCTGTCCGGCATGACCAAACCTCAGATCATCCACGCTTTGGAGTCCCTGGAGAGGCTGGACCCCGAACACCGCCCGTCCCACTGTGACTCTCACCCGGCCCCTTCCAACAACGCCCCCGCCACTGCCGCCCCAGCCCCATCCTCCTCATCGTCATCCTCCGCCTCCTCGCTCTCCCTGGCCTCAGCAACCACGCAGACCTCCGGCCTGGACGGCGCCGCGCTGTCCCCGAGCAACAGCTTCGAGGCCTCTCCCCCACCCCTCTATCCTCCCACTGTGGCAGTTCAGCGGTCTTTCAGCTACGACATGATGGGGGAGGAGGATTGGGACCTGGAGGAAAAGGTGGAGGAGTACATGAG GAGAGACAGCAACCTGGTGAAAGAAGAGATTAAAACTTTCCTGAACAACCGCAGGATCTCTCAGGCAATCGTGGGCCAAGTTACAG GCATCAGCCAGAGCTACATTTCTCAGTGGCTGCTGCAGCAGGGCCTGGAGATGAGCGACTCCAAGCGCAGAGCCTTCTACCGCTGGTACCTGCTGGAGAGGAACAACCCAG GGCTGAGGTGGAGTGAAAGCCAGCACAGCGTGAGTCCCAGGGCCAGGGGAGGGGACAGAGACGGGACGGTAGCAGGGGCAAGCGGCAGCCTCCCCAACATCCTCCCCAATCCCAACACCAACCTCAACCCCAATCCATCGTGGAGCAGGCAGAGAGAGCTGCTGATGCACTTGCTGCCGTGGTACACTGCTGCAGCCGCAGCTGCTCAAGCCCAGCCAG GTGCTACCTTATCAATGCGTTCTTTGGTGAAGGAAGAGCCTGACTGGAGGACGGGAATCATGGCAGGTGACAGAGCAGGGATAGTGGGCGGTCCACTGAGGCTGCGCAGAGGAAGCCGTTTCACCTGGAGAAAGGAATGCCAATCAATTATGGAGAG CTTCTTCATGGAGAACCAGTATCCAGATGAGGCGAAGCGGGAGGAGATCGCCAACGCCTGCAACTCCGTCATCCAGAAACCAG GCTGTAAACTGTCAGAGTTTGAGCGTGTGACGGCGCTGAAGGTTTACAACTGGTTCGCCAATCGTCGGAAGGAGATGAAAAGAAGAGCGAATATAG AAGCTGCCATTTTGGAAAGCCATGGGATCGAGGTACCAAGTCCAAGCTGCCACTCGAATGGGGAGGAAGGAGAGATGCAGGAGTTCACGGATCAGGTGAATCATCGATTCTCAGAGCAA